One stretch of Deltaproteobacteria bacterium DNA includes these proteins:
- a CDS encoding lysophospholipid acyltransferase family protein produces the protein MPRRLKSILTHPLITVLLYWIVRCYSRTFRLTVENEAAWLAYLQGGGKVLLCGWHQQFFAIIRHFENYRSYRPSIMISQSQDGEMIAGVAAKCGWLPVRGSSSRGGSQALKILVEKLKENGLAAHIADGPQGPAGKLKRGAIYLAQATGASIVPMYISADKAWHFNSWDRFMLPKPFSRVTLRFGAMINLTPTDTPEELERQRKYVEDIMLPGLIL, from the coding sequence ATGCCCCGCAGACTGAAATCCATTCTCACTCACCCCTTGATTACAGTGCTGCTTTACTGGATAGTGCGCTGCTATAGCCGGACTTTCCGGTTGACCGTGGAAAATGAAGCTGCCTGGCTTGCTTACCTGCAAGGGGGAGGGAAGGTCCTGTTGTGTGGCTGGCATCAGCAGTTTTTCGCCATCATCAGGCACTTTGAAAATTATCGTTCATACCGGCCCAGCATCATGATCAGTCAGAGTCAGGATGGGGAAATGATTGCCGGTGTTGCGGCGAAGTGCGGCTGGCTCCCCGTCCGAGGCTCCTCATCACGGGGAGGAAGTCAGGCGCTGAAGATCCTTGTGGAAAAATTAAAAGAAAACGGCCTGGCCGCCCATATCGCTGACGGTCCCCAGGGACCGGCGGGCAAACTGAAACGCGGCGCTATTTACCTTGCCCAGGCCACCGGCGCGTCCATTGTCCCGATGTATATTTCCGCCGACAAGGCTTGGCACTTCAACAGTTGGGACAGGTTCATGCTCCCCAAACCCTTTTCCCGCGTCACGCTGCGTTTCGGCGCCATGATCAATCTCACTCCTACGGATACCCCGGAGGAACTGGAAAGGCAGCGGAAATATGTTGAAGACATCATGTTGCCCGGCCTGATTTTGTAA
- a CDS encoding enoyl-CoA hydratase/isomerase family protein — protein MAYTYIKTEKDGGIARIIFNRPKHNMLSIAMMKEINSELSALLADKDLKCLVITGEGPSWCAGVDVGDHKPELVDEMIATFNRLFELMDKLEIPTIAAVHGACLGGGMEVAIACDMIIAAKGASFGQPEIKLGFFPPYAAIRLPKLIGQAKALEVCVTGKRYTADEARSLGFVSQTTDDDKFSAELEKLVGEIKSSSPLIIRLNKRAVRQNLDKGFAAALADVGNLFLNTLMKTEDTQEGMNSYFERRKAEWKNR, from the coding sequence ATGGCGTACACATACATTAAAACGGAAAAAGATGGCGGCATTGCCCGCATTATCTTCAATCGGCCCAAACACAACATGCTGAGCATCGCCATGATGAAGGAAATCAACAGCGAACTTTCGGCGCTCCTGGCGGACAAGGACCTGAAATGCTTAGTCATCACCGGCGAGGGGCCCAGTTGGTGCGCCGGCGTAGATGTGGGTGACCATAAGCCGGAACTCGTGGACGAGATGATCGCCACCTTCAACCGGCTCTTTGAACTCATGGACAAGCTGGAGATCCCGACCATCGCAGCGGTGCACGGCGCCTGCCTTGGCGGAGGGATGGAGGTGGCCATCGCCTGCGACATGATCATCGCGGCCAAAGGCGCCTCCTTCGGCCAGCCCGAAATCAAGCTGGGCTTCTTTCCTCCCTACGCGGCCATCCGTCTGCCCAAACTGATTGGACAGGCCAAGGCCCTGGAAGTCTGCGTTACAGGCAAGCGCTACACGGCCGACGAGGCCCGCTCCCTGGGGTTCGTATCCCAGACGACGGACGATGACAAGTTTAGCGCGGAGCTGGAAAAACTGGTGGGCGAAATAAAATCAAGCAGCCCGCTCATCATTCGCCTCAACAAACGCGCCGTCCGGCAGAACCTGGATAAGGGATTTGCCGCGGCCCTGGCGGATGTGGGAAATCTCTTCCTGAACACCCTCATGAAGACCGAGGATACACAGGAGGGCATGAACAGTTATTTCGAGAGACGCAAGGCGGAATGGAAAAACAGGTAA
- a CDS encoding Zn-ribbon domain-containing OB-fold protein, with protein sequence MAEKKEVDARFKKFGTVSFTSLTKTNDFITKLEEGKVTGTKCKVCGMVFFPPRADCYKCLSSDMEWFTVTGTGKLVTYSKLQYAPVGFEGDLPYSIALLDYGTYKVFGRLAADVPEADIKVGMAMKAAPNPLPNGQINYVFHKA encoded by the coding sequence ATGGCTGAGAAAAAAGAAGTAGATGCGCGCTTCAAAAAATTCGGGACGGTGAGCTTTACCTCCCTGACGAAAACAAATGATTTCATCACGAAACTCGAAGAGGGCAAGGTCACGGGCACCAAATGCAAGGTCTGCGGCATGGTGTTTTTTCCGCCCCGGGCGGACTGTTACAAGTGCCTTTCCAGCGATATGGAATGGTTCACGGTGACCGGCACGGGCAAGCTCGTTACCTACAGCAAGCTGCAGTATGCACCGGTAGGATTTGAGGGCGACTTGCCCTACTCCATTGCCCTTTTGGACTACGGAACCTACAAGGTATTCGGACGGCTCGCCGCCGATGTACCCGAAGCGGATATAAAAGTAGGCATGGCGATGAAGGCCGCGCCCAATCCCCTGCCAAACGGTCAGATTAACTATGTCTTTCATAAGGCATGA